From Clostridia bacterium, one genomic window encodes:
- a CDS encoding M14 family metallocarboxypeptidase: MYPFRQAYTHKRLTNDLKQLGISFFTIGKSLSGRDLYLFKIGNGAKQIFINGAHHGAEWLTAPCLIRFAEDCQQAMQKNRRLCGFNVNALSATATLHILPMVNPDGIEISAHNPEKVWQSNARGVDLNHNYDAGFSAYKKLEKEQGITAGTTRYSGMYPESEPETRAVCDYVRSNAFDMCIALHSQGEVIYYDYGKDTPPCSYSICKALCAESGYLPDKTEGFASYGGLNDWFVTQYKKPAFTIEIGKGKNPLPGYLFDSIYQKVLPMLLLASFLG, encoded by the coding sequence TTGTACCCTTTCAGGCAAGCCTATACACACAAGCGTCTGACGAATGATTTGAAACAGTTAGGTATTTCTTTTTTTACCATCGGCAAGAGCCTTTCAGGCAGAGATTTGTATCTGTTTAAAATCGGGAACGGCGCAAAACAGATTTTTATAAATGGCGCGCATCACGGTGCAGAATGGCTGACCGCGCCCTGCCTTATACGCTTTGCGGAGGATTGTCAGCAAGCGATGCAAAAAAACAGACGTCTTTGCGGATTTAATGTAAATGCGTTATCCGCAACTGCCACTTTGCACATTCTGCCCATGGTAAACCCCGACGGCATTGAAATTTCTGCACACAATCCTGAAAAAGTATGGCAAAGTAACGCAAGAGGTGTGGATTTAAATCACAACTACGATGCTGGATTTTCCGCTTACAAAAAACTGGAAAAGGAACAAGGGATCACAGCAGGCACAACCCGTTACAGCGGAATGTATCCGGAAAGCGAGCCGGAAACCCGTGCGGTGTGTGATTATGTGCGGAGCAATGCGTTTGACATGTGCATTGCATTACATTCGCAAGGCGAAGTGATTTATTACGACTACGGAAAAGACACGCCGCCCTGCTCATATTCCATTTGTAAGGCTTTGTGTGCCGAAAGCGGCTATCTGCCCGACAAAACAGAGGGCTTTGCCTCGTACGGCGGTCTAAATGACTGGTTTGTGACACAATACAAAAAGCCTGCTTTCACCATTGAAATCGGGAAAGGGAAAAATCCGCTTCCGGGGTATCTTTTTGATTCAATATACCAAAAAGTATTACCCATGCTGTTATTGGCTTCATTTTTAGGGTAG